TACAGTCATTTCATCAGTAATGAAAATAAATAATACTCTAGGCTGTTTCTACTTTTCTACAAAGGATGAATTACCTTACAATGAACTTACATTTTTGCAAAAAAGACTATTGGAGCAATTAGGCAGCATGCCTGTACTTAACAAGGTCATAAAATGCTCACCTAATGAGTTATGCGGTATTATCACTAAAATATACAAAAAATCATCATACTATCTAATTATCAATAGAGATGGTATAAGTCGATGTGATATAAAGGGAGCATATAATGATGTGGATATTGCGCATATTCATGAGCAGTTTGTGAAATATATTACAAAAGGTGATAAGAGTAGCATAAAAGATCATATCCAATCCTTGTTCTACAAATATGATAGAAATTTTTCGGTTATGGTATGTACAAAATTATTAATAAAATATTCATCTGCAGGTCTACTTGATACTAAGCATTTGACAAGTGTCTTGAATCAAGTCTATGCAATAGATGATACAGATGAAGTAATAGTTATTCTGAACAACATTATATGTAGCTTGATTGTAGAAAATAAAGATGAGAATTTTGTAGATAAAATAACTAAATATATTGATGAACACTTAGATGATTCAAATCTTACTTTGAAGTGGTGTGCAAAGGAATTGGTTTTCCTTAATGAAGATTATATCAGCAGAGCATTCACTAAGCAGGTAGGTCAGAATTTTACATCTTACCTTAATCACAAACGTATTGAAAGAGCTAAGAATCTTATAAGCTTAATGAGCGAAGATGAGAAGATATATACGGTTGCAGAGAAAATAGGATTAGGACATAATCCACAATATTTCAGTAAGATTTTTAAAAAAAGTACAGGATATACACCAAAGGAATATAAGGAATTGTATAATTAATGTCGGATTTGTACACAAAACACCACATGTTTGTTTATTTATATAAATATTTATATCAGATATTATATATATATAGCAAGCAAGGGTGAATGAAATGTCTATGAATGATATGTGTAAGGATAGTGAAATGGAAGTTGATAATTATGGTTAAGGGAACTTACGGTTGCGTTGATAAGGGAGAAATGCCTATCTCCCATTTAGATATAAGAAGCCTTAACTAATATCAAATGTTTGTTTTATGCCTATATCTCATATTAAACAATAATTTACCCACGAAACATGGTAGATATCTATAAACATGATTCACCCTAGGAGATAAGTTGCTAATGATGGTATGAAAATATTAATTGATTAAAAACATGGAGGATCAGATAATGAAAAACAAGAAAAGCTGTTTATTAATACTATTATTAATAGTTAGTATGGTACTATCTGCATGTGGTACATCAAATAGCAAACCAAAGGATAACGAATCCGATAAGAATACGGCAACTCAAGATTCTGAAGCAATGACACCTTTGGGTAAATACCCTGAAATGGTAACTATAAACGTAGCGAAAACTATTGCAG
The window above is part of the Vallitalea guaymasensis genome. Proteins encoded here:
- a CDS encoding response regulator transcription factor, translating into MYKLLLVDDESIVRESISKLINWEKYNISLIGSCSNAIEAIDIAKKNEIDIIITDIKMPVMSGIELIKNVKGLGIDCEFIILSGYNEFEFAKNAMQENVKHYILKPCSEKEIEEALLKTISDINSKRMIEKKMEAQQFVQHIFLQQFINLVLQNKEPDLEMEHWLNILFSDYDKLFWVSFNWDEDVNNPEGVYDSFLEFAESTSSTVISSVMKINNTLGCFYFSTKDELPYNELTFLQKRLLEQLGSMPVLNKVIKCSPNELCGIITKIYKKSSYYLIINRDGISRCDIKGAYNDVDIAHIHEQFVKYITKGDKSSIKDHIQSLFYKYDRNFSVMVCTKLLIKYSSAGLLDTKHLTSVLNQVYAIDDTDEVIVILNNIICSLIVENKDENFVDKITKYIDEHLDDSNLTLKWCAKELVFLNEDYISRAFTKQVGQNFTSYLNHKRIERAKNLISLMSEDEKIYTVAEKIGLGHNPQYFSKIFKKSTGYTPKEYKELYN